The Candidatus Obscuribacter sp. genomic interval AAAATCTGGTCATGGACCGCATCGGTGCCGACAAAGAAGCCAGTAAAGCCATGGTAGATGTCATATACAAAGCCGAGGAATTTAGAAAACAAAAAGTTCCGGTACAGGTTGTTTTGAAAGAATCCCGGGCAAGAATATTAAAGGAGCGCATTTCCCTCTTGATAACCGAGAGCTTATCTCGGCTGTCTTCGGAGGACGAGAGCGAAGTAACCAGGATGCAAGGTAGAATAAAGCTGTTGACCGAGTTCAATGTGAAGGTATTACCCAATATCGAAACCATCGAAGAACTGGAAGACTTAAGACGCAAGCTAGACGCTATCGAAGACGACCGAGTAAATTGACCTAGACCTAGACGGAGACCCACGAGTGACTAAGGGCAAAGACAAAGAAGACCAGTTCATTTCCAAGCTTGATAAACTCGAGGTTGCCGGCAAGCAGCGCGAGTCTGGCTTAGAAGAGCTACTGGTCAACAGCGGTGCTGAACTCGAAGATGAAGTGCCTAACTTGCCTGAAGCGGCGGAAGACAATTCTTTTGAGTTTAAAGATGATCTCGAAGAAGATCCCGAACGCTTTGAAGAGAAGGTATCTCAGGGTCTGTCCTCTGACGATCCTGTCCGTATGTATCTGCGTGAGATAGGTCGCATCCAGCTTTTGACTGCCGATCAAGAAATTGAATACGCTCGTCGCATCGAAATGGGCGGTTCTGACGGTGCTATTGCTAAAAGACGCCTGGTACAGGCTAACTTGCGCTTAGTTGTATCCATTGCCAAAAAATATGTCGGACGGGGCATGCTCTTTCTTGATTTAATCCAGGAAGGCAATATGGGTCTCATTCGGGCTGCCGAAAAATTTGACTACGAACGTGGCTATAAATTCAGTACTTATGCCACTTGGTGGATTAGACAGGCAATTACCAGAGCCATCGCTGACCAGGCTCGTACCATCCGCATCCCGGTGCACATGGTAGAGACTATCAACAAACTCAAAAAAGTCACTCGTAAGCTACAGCAAGATAAAGGCCGCAAGCCCACCGAAGAAGAAATCGCTGAGTCTATGGAGATTAGCATCACTAAGCTGCGCGATATCATCAAAGTGGCTCAGGAGCCAGTCTCTCTTGAGACACCAATCGGTAAAGAAGAAGACAGCAAACTCGGTGACTTTATCGAAGATAGAGATGCTGAGACTCCAGCTGCTTCTGTTACTCAAGACCTCCTGCGTGAAGACATCATCGAAGTAATGGCATCACTCTCGCCTCGCGAAAGAGATGTATTGCGTCTGCGTTTTGGTCTAGATGATGGGCGTCAACGCACTCTGGAAGAAGTCGGACAGCTCTTTGGTGTCACCCGTGAGCGTATTCGCCAGATTGAAGCAAAAGCTCTACGCAAGCTGCGTCATCCCAATCGCAGTCGTCGCTTAAGAGAATACATCGATTAATTAAAGCGGGCACTAAATATGGTGCCCGTTTTTTTTGCTTTGGGTATTAGCTATAGCTCAAGTCTTCGTCAGCACTGAGCCAGTCGAGTACTTCTGGCTGTCTTTTTAGTTCTTCTAATAGCTCATACAGGCTGGAAGCGTCCTGGGCTGCTACTGCTTTAAGTGGGACGTTTAGTACTTTGACTGTAATGGCTCTTGAACCAAGCTCGATGTGGACTTTGTCGTCTAGCTTTAGCTCATGGGACGACTTGGCTGGTCTGTCGTTGACATAGACACGCCCCTGCTCGCACGCCATCTGAGCTACTGTCCGACGTTTGATCAGACGTGATACTTTTAGCCATTTATCCAGACGCATGACATAAGACCTTTATTTAGATTGCTACAGGCCAATTATAGTGGACTTAGCCCAAAATGCTTGCACTGTATCTGGTGCACTTTAAGCTCGTTTAAGCGCTGGCTTGACTTCGGTCATGATGTAGGTGCATAGTTTTGGTCGGATATTGAGTTTAGTGAAGCCGGCTGGTGAGTGATAAGCGTTCTCTATTTGCTGCCAAGAGACAAATTGGATTGAGCGATTCTAAGAACATGGTTTGTCCGTCTGATAAGAAATCACTCACCCTTAAGCTACTTTGAATCAAAAGTACTCTTTTTTACTGATTACTGGACTTAGGCGCGTTGATCATTGCGATTTTTCAAGAGGTGAAGTAAGTTTTGCCTGACAAACTGCAAAGTAGGTGTATGCTCTAAAAGTTACCGCAATTACCTGTCAATTTCGTTCTGGTATCTACTAAGTCCACCTTGGCCAACAAACACACTAACGTCCCGTTAAGCTCTGCTCTGCCTGGTTATGGCAAAGTGATAAAGACACCTCTCAGTCGCACTGTGATGGCCGCACTTTTGTCTAGCTTGTCTGTTTTTGTGCTGGCAGGTTGTGGTCATAGTGAGACAAAAGAAACAGTTGAAGCAAAGGACAAGCCAGCTAGCGGTCCTAAAATCATTCCAATAACCGAAGACACTATCAAGCGCATCGATTTTAAGACCGAAGTGGTGGAAGAACGCGATGTCGCTGTGCCGCTACACCTGACAGGCAAAATTGAGCCAGATTACGGCTGTAGCGTCGATGTCAGTGCTCGTATCGCCGGGCGTATATCAAAAATACTCGTCAAGCCTGGGGAAGTAGTCGCCCGTGGACAGCTCATGGCCATGGTTGACAGCCCTCCTGTTAGCGATATGCAAGGTGAGCTGGTAGAAGCTAAGTCCAAGCTAAATATTGCCGAAGCACACGCTGAACGCGAAAGACAAATATACGAAGAGCATCTTGAGCGTCCTAAAGGTCTCCTCGACGCCCGAGCGCTCATGCAAAACACAAGAGTGCAAGCGGAGCTTGCCGAGCTTGAGTATCAGAGACAGGAAGGTCTCTACCGCGAAAAAATCGCTGCCACTAAAGACTATCTGGCTGCTAAAGCAGCTCTGGCTAGAGCCAAAGTTGACTATGAGCAAGCCCGTACGGCGCTGGCTCGCGAAGAACAACTCTACAAAAACCGCGCTTTGATGAAGCGTGACTATCAACTTGCCATGGCCGAAGTGGCTCGCTTGAAGCAGCATTTGAATACCATAGTCAAACGTCTTGGTTTTCTCGGTGCCGACCCTGCGATGACCCAGGAAGTATTGCGTACCGGCAACATTAATGGATTGGTCCGCATCGTGTCACCCATTGATGGAGTGGTGGGCAAATATGACTATGGTGTAGGCGAAATAGTGCAGCCAGATAAGTCTATGTTTGTTGTCACTGATTTAAAGACAGTGCTTGTGGCAGCCGACCTGCCTGAGATTGATTTGCGCCGGGTCAAGCCCGGTAACACAGTCAAAATTGTCGTACCAAGTTATCCCGATCAAAAGTTTTCTGGCGTTATTAGCTTTATCAGTGATAACGTCAATGCCCTGACTCGTACTGTGCCGATTCGTGCGCGCCTGACTAATTCATCAGGCAAGCTCAAAGCCAACATGTATGCTGAGATTGATTTGCAAGGTGCGCCTCGTAAGTTTTTAGCCTGCCCCAAGTCAGCCATACAAGAGCGTGAAGGCAAAAAAGTCGTCTTTGTTAAACGCAACGATGGTTTTGAAGAACGCACAGTCAAACTTGGACTTATCGGTGAACAGTTTATCGAAGCCGAATCGGGTCTCAGTGCCGGCGATATAGTGGCCACTCAAGGTAGTTTGATGCTCAAAACCGAGCTTAGTTATCAGCACTGAGTCAGGCGAGAGAATAAAGCAAACAGATGATTGGTCTTATTAGATTTGCCTTAAAACAAAGACTGCTCACTGTTGGTGCTGCGCTTGCTGTGGCTGGACTGGGCGTTTATAGCGCCATGAATATCGCTATTGACTCTTTTCCTGATGTGTCCAATGTGCAGGTGCAAATAATCACTGAGCCAGAGAGTATGGCTACCGAGGAAGTGGAAGCCCTGGTCACATTTCCCATCGAAAACGGTCTCAATGGTCTGCCTAAAGTAAACAAAATCCGTAGCAACTCTAGCTTTGGTCTCAGTGTGGTCACGGCCATCTTTGATGACGATGTCGATGTTTATTGGGCCCGCAACCTTGTACAACAAAGACTCTCGCAAATAGACCTGCCCAATGGCTCTGCTAAACCGACACTGGGACCAGTTGTCTCGACTTTTTCAAACGTCCTCAACTATTACCTGACCTCTGACAAACATGACCTGACTGAGTTGCGCACCATACAAGACTGGCAAGTGGCCAGACGTCTGCGCGCTGTAAGCGGCGTCGGTAATGTCGTCAGTTATGGCGGCTATGTAAAACAGTATCAGGTACTGGTTAATCCTCATGTACTCAAGGGCTATAACCTGCGCTTGATTGATGTTATCCGCGCTCTTGAGCAAAATAACCTCAATGCTGGCGGTAACTTTATTGAGCGCGGCGGCGAAGAAGTAATTATCCGTGGACTTGGTCGTATCGAGAATATCGAAGATATCCGCAATATTTTGCTCAAGTCAATTGATGGCACACCTATTAAAGTTGGGCAGATAGCCCAGGTCGACATTGGTCCGGCCTTCCGCCGGGGCAGTGCCTCTATGGACGGCAAGGGCGAGACTGTCACCGGTATGGTTTTGACTCGCAAAGGTGTCAACACCAAAGCTGTAGTCGACAGAGTGCGACTTGTTATTGACGAAATTCGCGGTGAATTGCCTGAAGGCGTGACTTTGCACACTTATTATGACCAGAGTGCTCTTGTCGATAAGACTATCGAGACAGTCAAAGAAGTGCTTACTCTCGGTGGTTCGCTTGTTATTCTTGTCCTGGGAGCCATTCTTCTCAATGTGCCTTGCTCTTTGATTGTGGCAGTGATTATTCCGCTGTCACTTTTGTTTAGCTTTATCATGATGAAAAATACCGGTCTCACCGCCAATTTGATGACACTTGGAGCGGTGGACTTTGGTGTAATCGTCGATGCTGGTGTGGTCATGGTGGAAAATATCTTCCGCCATCTAGCTGAAGAGCAGGAAAAAGTACGTCAAGGTGAATTAACTCAAGGTGAGTACGAGCACAACCGCTACGCTGTGGTTTATACCGCAGCTAAAGAAGTAGGCTCTCCGATATTTTTTGCTATTACGATTATCATCGCCGTCTATCTGCCACTTTTTACACTTGAAGGTGTGGAAGGGCGGATGTTTACCCCTCTGGCTCTCAACTATATCTATGCACTTTCAGGCGCACTTTTGGTATCGCTTACAGTGATACCGGTATTATGCTTCTGGTTTTTGCGCGGCAAGATTGTCGAGCGCCACAGCCCGATTATTGAATACGCCAAAAAAATGGTGACCCCCGCTCTGGCCAAGTCTCTTGCCCATCCCCGCAAGACTATTGCTATAGCTTGTGCGGTCTTGCTTGGTTCTTTTGCCTTGTTCCCATTTTTAGGCTCCGAATTTATACCGAGTCTGGATGAAGGCTCGATACTACTGCGTACCAAGCTATCCCCCAGTGTTTCGCACACTGAGTCGCGACGCGTTGCCGCTATAGTCGAAAAGACTCTGCTGGAGTTTCCTGAAGTGGAAGTGGTGGTCTCTCGTATCGGTCGATCTGGTATGGGCGGAGACCTGGAAGGTATTGATAACGCCGACGTGTATGTAGGTCTCAAGCCAAAAGATAAGTGGACTACCACCCACGACAAAGAAGATCTGGTCAACAAAATGGCTGCAAAGGTAGATAAGATCCCTGGTCTTATTTATAGCTTTAGCCAACCTATCGGTGACATGATCGATGACTTGATTGCCGGTATTAAAGCCGATCTCGGTATCAAAATCTTTGGTGAGGATCTTGAGACTCTCGATGGCATTGCCACCAAAATCGAAAAAATCGTTAGAGAAGTGAGGGGCTCAGCTGACGTGCAAAAGGAGCATTTGCTCGGCTTGCCGCAACTTAATATCAAGCTCAAACGGGATGTCATAGCGCGTTATGGTCTCAATGTCGATGATGTGCAGGAGATTATCTCAACAGCTCTGGCTGGGCGTGAAGTATCTGAAGTTGTGGAAGGGACCAGGCGTTTTGGTCTGTTAATAAGATTTCCAATCAATTTTAGAGAGTCTCAAGAAGACATCGAATCAATCCTGGTCGACACTCCAGACGGTGGTCGTGTGCCGCTCAAGCAGCTAGCTGATATAAGCAATCAAAACGGTACAGTGATGATCAACCGTGAAGACGGACAAAGACGTACAGCTGTCTTGTCTAACGTTAGAGGACGAGACCTTGGCACATTTGTAGAAGAAGTACAAAACAGGGTCAATAAAGAAGTGACACTGCCACGCGGTTATCGCATCGTCTGGGGTGGTCAATTTGAAAACCAACAAAGAGCGATGGCTCGCCTGGCACTGGTTGTACCAGTGGTGCTGCTCTTGATCTTTGTCCTATTGTTTGCCTCGTTTAACAGTCTGCGCAATGCTGGACTGATTATGCTCAATGTCCCTTTTGCAATCATTGGTGGTATCGTCGCTCTTTATATTTCGCACCAGCCTATCTCGGTACCGGCGATTATTGGTTTTATTGCATTGTTTGGTGTGGCGGTGCAAAACGGCGTAATTATGGTGAGCCATATCATGCAATTGCAAAAGCAAGGTGTGCCTGTGCTCGAAGCCACACTGGAAGGTGTAAAAGTAAGACTTAGACCAGTCCTGATGACTGCTCTCGTGGCGATGGTGGGCTTTTTGCCTCTGGTTTTTAGTCACGGCACTGGTGCTGAGGTGCAACGTCCTCTGGCTACTGTTGTGCTTGGTGGTCTATGTACCTCTACTATTTTGACTCTAGTGGTTTTGCCAACTCTCTACACGCTCATCAATAGAAATATCGACCATACCAAAAACGAAAAAGAACCAACTCGCAAATATGGTGCCGCTCAATCTCTCAATACTCAGCAGATTAGCGCCATCATCAAAGATCAGGGCTGGATTGAGGGTGAAGCCAAAGAGTCAGCAGATAACGCCGAGGCGTCTGGCAATGGCGCCAGTGGTGGCGACGCTGTTGAGCCACCTGGCAAATCTAGTTGATTTACTGGCTAATATTAAGCGACCTTTATCTTTGATGTTTGAACTTTTTTGTGTAGTGAGACGTCATCTCTTACATCTAAGGTAACTCAAGGAGTTTACGGTAATGAAGTTTCAACTTTTGGCTACACTCTCGCTATCACTGGTAGCCGCATCCACCATCATGTCCAGTCAGGATGCCCAGGCTAAAGACTGGAGATATAGCGTCAACAATAGACAACAAAGACAACAAACACGCATTTATAAAGGGATCCAGTCTGGCAATCTGACACAGCACGAGGCTGCTCGTTTAGGGCGTCGCGAGGCGCAGCTCAACCGTCAGGAAGCAAGATATAGAGCTAGTGGCAATGGTCTCAACTCTTATGAGCGTGCCAAACTGCAGCGCGAGCAAAATCAGTTGTCTCGCAGTATCCATAATCAAGCTCACGATGCTCAGCGATAGACAGTTTAGTGTTAGCGCTTAAAATAGCCTTTTGGCGTTTTTAAAGTTCTAGTTTGAGCGCTGACATTTTTATGCAAATCGCCGGTGTGGAAGAAGTACGGATACTGGAGTTTTGGCTCACTGGCTTGATTTAGCTGTTCCATCAGAGCAGTTGGAATCTCGAATTCCAGGGCATTGATATTGTCCTCAAGTTGAGTCAGTTTGCTTGCCCCGATAATTGTGCTCACCACACCGGGTTGATTTGTCACCCAGTTAAGCGCTACTTGCGCTGGTGTGCGCCCCAGTTGCCCGGCCACCTCGACCAGTACATCCACCATTGCCATTGCTTTATCACCACTGGCATCCATATGAGGATCGGTAATCCAGGTGCTGGCCAGTCTGCCATCCCCTTTGATTTGACCGTTTTCTCTTTTGTATTTACCGGTCAAAAGTCCATTGGCAAGTGGACTCCAGGGGCAGATGCCGATGCCAAGCTCGATAGCGGCGTCGGTGTATTCAAATTCAATATTGCGCACTGCCAGTGAGTATTCCATCTGGATTGCTGCAATCTTTTCCCAGCCGCGCCATTCAGCAAGAGTCTGTGCTCGACCCAGATACCAGGCTGGTGGGTTGCTCAGACCGATATAACGCACTTTGCCAGATTGCACCAGGCTATTGAGTGATGACATCACTTCTTCAGCGGGGGTCATGGTGTCCCAGTTGTGCACCCAATAAAGATCGATATAGTCGGTTTTGAGTCTTTTGAGAGACTTCTCCACTGATTCCAGCATGTGTTTGCGGCCATTGCCACCACCATTGGGGTCACCAGCCCTTGTGCCAAAAGTGTATTTTGTGGCCAGTACTACTTCGTCGCGATTGGTCAGTTCATGGACTAATTCGCCTGTGATCTCTTCACTCTGTCCTTCATGGTAGCCATCAGCTGTGTCCAAAAAATTGCCCCCGGCTTCCAGGTAACGTTTGACTATTGCTTTTGCCGTGTCTTTATCTGAGCTCCAGTGACCTTCCCAGACTTCGCCAAAAGTGGCAGTGCCGAGCGAGAGTGGCGATACTCTCAAACCACTTTTGCCCAATAGATAATAGGTGGCCAGACTCTTTATCTGCTTCTCGTTGCCGGGTGTGCCTTTAGCGGGTACCACTTTGCTTTTTTCGGTGTTTGCTTCTGCTGCTTTGGCCATGGGATATGCTCCATAATTTGTTGCTTTGATAATATTAGACCGGTCGTCTACAGTCTGTCAATTGCCCCTTAAATATGACGTATTATTAGAGCGATTCCTAATTTGCTGGTCGCTTCAGTCTGTAGGGGAGACCTTGGAGGAGACATAGTGTACAAAAAGATTTTGCTGGCATTTACTATTTGTCTTTTGACTGCCCCTCAAGTGTTGGCCCTGGCCGCGGAGCTAACGCCCCAGCAGAAGGAAGAAGTAAAGCTCAAGAGTGCTGTCTGGGGCCTCAAAAGGCAGAAGGCTCTGGAACTGACAAAAGCTAAAAAATTTGCCGAAGTAGAAGCTATCTACAAACAAATAATCGAAGAGCGCCGTGCCCTCAATTTGGACCTTTTATCTGAGCTGGATTTACTTACCACGCTCTATCTAAACTATGGCAAAAACGACCTGGCCGAAACCACCGCAAGAGAGATGGTGGTCAGTCGCGAAAAAATCAGTGACAGCGAAGATCCAACACTGGCTTATCCGCTAGAACAACTGGCTAAATGTCTGGATCGCATAGGCAAAAAGGATGAAGCAATAACTGTCAGAGCCCGCGCTGCTAAAATCAAAAAGGATGCTCAGTCAATCCCTCATTTTGGCAAGATTTTGCTGCCACCCGGAGCTCCTGCCCGCATCAAAGAAGCCGAAGAGATGCGTCTGCTTGGTCAAAATATATGCGCTTAGACCTGCAGAGCAAAGCGCTTGCTTATTTTGACCGCGCTGTAGCACTGGATAGTAAAAACGCTCAAGCATACAAAGACCGTGCTAGTGCCGAGTCCTGGTTTGATATGACGACTAAAGCAATCAATGACTTAAACCTGGCCATTAAACTCAAGCCTGATTTTGTCCAGGCTTATTTTGATCGTGGTATGGCATACGAGAGTCTCAGTCAATATCCCCGGGCTCTCAGTGACTTTGGCCGGGCTATTGCGCTCAATCCTCGTGATATAGAGAGTCTTGGCACGCGTGGCAAGCTCCTGGATGTGATGGGTAAGCACAAAGAAGCAATTGCTGATTATACTCGTGCCATCGCCAGTGATACTACACACTACTGGCCCTACGTGCAAAGAGCGGTGGCTTATACCAGTCTCAAGCAATACCAAGATGCGATAAATGACTACACCACGCTGATTGAGCGTGCTCCCGATGACTATGAGTATTACGAGTATCGCCGGGATCTTTATATCAAGGCCGGCGATAAAGCAAAAGCTCAGGCTGATCAAAAAACGATAAGTCAGCTAAAAAGCAAACTCAAATAGTAGCTTTGCCCACCAGTGTGGCGCCAGGACCGCTAAACCCGATATGTTGTTTGGCCTCGCTGCTTTGTCCATGCCCAATCGGTGACTCCAGTAAGTAGGCGGCAATCATATGATTGAGCTTTTTGATGGTGCCTGGATTTTGCTCTGGCAAAAACGGTAGTGGCTTGCCGCAAGGGTTTTTAAGGATGTATTTGGTAAAGGCAATAAGATTACGCAGAGTACCCCAGCGTCGTCTCAGTCTCATGCCATCAAAAATTTGGGCATCGACTGTGGCGGCTTCTAGCTGCGGTCCATTGGTAAAATATTGCGCATCGGGACACTCTAATACAGTCATACCGCTGGCCCAGGCTCTAAAGCAGAGATCTTGAGCTTGCGTAGTGAGCGAGATAAAAGAGCTGTCGATGCTTTCTTTGGACTTCAAAAACTCCATAGGTATAAGCATGCCGCTAAATTCGTGCCAGTCAACTGTGCCATCGGCTCTGGGCTGGGGCGCCAGGCTGTCTCGCACTTCGGCAGTGGCGCAGACTATAGCTGTTTGACCGGCTTGTTTGAGTTGCTCTGCTCTCCGCACCAGACGCTCCAGGCAGTGCACCGTGGGTAGTGCGGCAGCGGAGAGTATAAAGACATAGCTAGCGCTGCTGCCCCGGGCGACACGGCTGAGAGTCTGACCGACATTGGCGATAGTTATACCCTGCCATGACTGTGCCGGTTGGTTGAGCTCTTGATTTTGTTCATCTTTAGCACCCATGGTGATAAAGCGCCAGCTTCTAAAATCGTGCTGACCATAGGGCAGTGAGCCAATATCTGGCTTATCGCAAAGAGCGATACTGTCTTCACCGTGGGCTCCCTGACAAAACCAGTAACGCAATTTGTCCGGGTCATAACTTTGATAAGTTAGAGTCTTATTGTAGAGTTCATCAGGCTTTTGCATGCTCGTGGCAAAAACACAAAATTCAACTTCAGGTAGTGTTTGAGGTCTTTGCTCTTCTGCATTGGCTAGGCTGGCTTGTACGATAAATTGATATGTTTCGCTCTCTGGATCGAGCGCCAAAAGCTTTTGTACTGGCTCTAAAAGTGGCACATAGTCAAACTTGACCTCGGTTTTATTGAGGTTCCATCTGTTGCGCTCAACTATATCTAGATTGTAACCACTCTCTTTAAACAGTTGCTCTACCAGCGCTCTTGTAAAAAAGCGCATGTGGGTATGGTCCAATAGTCCCACCGCTCTGTAAGGTAGGCGGCCAGCCAGGAGGCTAAGTCTAATGTCACCGTGTGCGACATGGGGAATAGAGCTGACGATTTTGCCGTTTGGGTTTAATAGCCCTTTGATTTGTTTGAGAGTCTCAGCGGGATCTCTCAAATGCTCCAGTACATCTGCCAGGAGCGCAACATCAAACTTTTGACCCTTAAAGTGCTCGCTCAAATCAGTTCTATCGAGATCGAGCACATGTACTTCATGCCCTTTGGCTCTTGCTTCTTTTGCCGCGTCGCTGTCAATTTCGACGCCAACCACCTGGCAGGCAAAGTGATTGATCATGGCGTCTGTCAAAAAGCCAGTACTGGAGCCGAGTTCTAGGACTCTTTTGTTGTGACCAACGCGGTTGAGCAAACGACCATAATGGGTGCTCTCGTCCAACTCTTGCAGTTTGTAGTCGTAGCGCAAAGATGAGTCTGCCAGGTCTTGCTGAGCGTTTGTGACGCGGTTGGTGTCAATTGTTGGCATGGTTACTAAAAATCGCTCAGATGTAAGAAACAGAGCGATTTTAATCTAATTCTTGAGAACTTAAATTAGATAAATGAAATCGGAAGCCTCAGGCAGCCTTTTTGGCTGGTCTCCAGGCTCCAAGTGAACAAACACCATTTTGACAGACAACGCCCTCGGCAGCTGGGGCGGGGTTGTTATGCTCCATGGCTACGACAGTGTTGCTATCACCCTCAAGCAGTTGTTTGAGCCTGCGCTCCCCGTCTTTGCTGAGGTTATCCGGTCCGTTTGCGTGCGTGTACATACAAGCCTCCATGCCAAAAGGCGCTTTTAAATAATCAAAGTTATTGGTTTTGAGCCATGCTGCACTATAGCTATTTGGGGCTATTTGCCAGTGCAGCATCGTTTTTGCTTACGTTAATGAGACGCATTTAGGGAGGGATGGTTCCGCTTGGTCTAATATTTAATAGAACAACCCAAATTGCCCGTCGGTGCCTCAGATGTCTCACAAAATCTTGCAGAAAGCCTCAAAACAGGCAGTTGTCGCTCTCTTTGCCATGGCAATAAGTGCTGCCAGCGCCGTGCAGGCTGCTCCTGTAGCGCTCAAGCATAGCCCCCAGACTGATTTGAGCGTGACTCAACCGGTCGGCAGCATGGGGCGTCTGCTCTTGCCTCAGGGCATGCTCAAGGTGCGCGGTCAGGTGGTCGAGGTGCAGGCTGTACCG includes:
- a CDS encoding efflux RND transporter permease subunit is translated as MIGLIRFALKQRLLTVGAALAVAGLGVYSAMNIAIDSFPDVSNVQVQIITEPESMATEEVEALVTFPIENGLNGLPKVNKIRSNSSFGLSVVTAIFDDDVDVYWARNLVQQRLSQIDLPNGSAKPTLGPVVSTFSNVLNYYLTSDKHDLTELRTIQDWQVARRLRAVSGVGNVVSYGGYVKQYQVLVNPHVLKGYNLRLIDVIRALEQNNLNAGGNFIERGGEEVIIRGLGRIENIEDIRNILLKSIDGTPIKVGQIAQVDIGPAFRRGSASMDGKGETVTGMVLTRKGVNTKAVVDRVRLVIDEIRGELPEGVTLHTYYDQSALVDKTIETVKEVLTLGGSLVILVLGAILLNVPCSLIVAVIIPLSLLFSFIMMKNTGLTANLMTLGAVDFGVIVDAGVVMVENIFRHLAEEQEKVRQGELTQGEYEHNRYAVVYTAAKEVGSPIFFAITIIIAVYLPLFTLEGVEGRMFTPLALNYIYALSGALLVSLTVIPVLCFWFLRGKIVERHSPIIEYAKKMVTPALAKSLAHPRKTIAIACAVLLGSFALFPFLGSEFIPSLDEGSILLRTKLSPSVSHTESRRVAAIVEKTLLEFPEVEVVVSRIGRSGMGGDLEGIDNADVYVGLKPKDKWTTTHDKEDLVNKMAAKVDKIPGLIYSFSQPIGDMIDDLIAGIKADLGIKIFGEDLETLDGIATKIEKIVREVRGSADVQKEHLLGLPQLNIKLKRDVIARYGLNVDDVQEIISTALAGREVSEVVEGTRRFGLLIRFPINFRESQEDIESILVDTPDGGRVPLKQLADISNQNGTVMINREDGQRRTAVLSNVRGRDLGTFVEEVQNRVNKEVTLPRGYRIVWGGQFENQQRAMARLALVVPVVLLLIFVLLFASFNSLRNAGLIMLNVPFAIIGGIVALYISHQPISVPAIIGFIALFGVAVQNGVIMVSHIMQLQKQGVPVLEATLEGVKVRLRPVLMTALVAMVGFLPLVFSHGTGAEVQRPLATVVLGGLCTSTILTLVVLPTLYTLINRNIDHTKNEKEPTRKYGAAQSLNTQQISAIIKDQGWIEGEAKESADNAEASGNGASGGDAVEPPGKSS
- a CDS encoding aldo/keto reductase; translation: MAKAAEANTEKSKVVPAKGTPGNEKQIKSLATYYLLGKSGLRVSPLSLGTATFGEVWEGHWSSDKDTAKAIVKRYLEAGGNFLDTADGYHEGQSEEITGELVHELTNRDEVVLATKYTFGTRAGDPNGGGNGRKHMLESVEKSLKRLKTDYIDLYWVHNWDTMTPAEEVMSSLNSLVQSGKVRYIGLSNPPAWYLGRAQTLAEWRGWEKIAAIQMEYSLAVRNIEFEYTDAAIELGIGICPWSPLANGLLTGKYKRENGQIKGDGRLASTWITDPHMDASGDKAMAMVDVLVEVAGQLGRTPAQVALNWVTNQPGVVSTIIGASKLTQLEDNINALEFEIPTALMEQLNQASEPKLQYPYFFHTGDLHKNVSAQTRTLKTPKGYFKR
- a CDS encoding class I SAM-dependent methyltransferase, which translates into the protein MPTIDTNRVTNAQQDLADSSLRYDYKLQELDESTHYGRLLNRVGHNKRVLELGSSTGFLTDAMINHFACQVVGVEIDSDAAKEARAKGHEVHVLDLDRTDLSEHFKGQKFDVALLADVLEHLRDPAETLKQIKGLLNPNGKIVSSIPHVAHGDIRLSLLAGRLPYRAVGLLDHTHMRFFTRALVEQLFKESGYNLDIVERNRWNLNKTEVKFDYVPLLEPVQKLLALDPESETYQFIVQASLANAEEQRPQTLPEVEFCVFATSMQKPDELYNKTLTYQSYDPDKLRYWFCQGAHGEDSIALCDKPDIGSLPYGQHDFRSWRFITMGAKDEQNQELNQPAQSWQGITIANVGQTLSRVARGSSASYVFILSAAALPTVHCLERLVRRAEQLKQAGQTAIVCATAEVRDSLAPQPRADGTVDWHEFSGMLIPMEFLKSKESIDSSFISLTTQAQDLCFRAWASGMTVLECPDAQYFTNGPQLEAATVDAQIFDGMRLRRRWGTLRNLIAFTKYILKNPCGKPLPFLPEQNPGTIKKLNHMIAAYLLESPIGHGQSSEAKQHIGFSGPGATLVGKATI
- a CDS encoding RNA-binding S4 domain-containing protein is translated as MRLDKWLKVSRLIKRRTVAQMACEQGRVYVNDRPAKSSHELKLDDKVHIELGSRAITVKVLNVPLKAVAAQDASSLYELLEELKRQPEVLDWLSADEDLSYS
- the rpoD gene encoding RNA polymerase sigma factor RpoD, with the translated sequence MYLREIGRIQLLTADQEIEYARRIEMGGSDGAIAKRRLVQANLRLVVSIAKKYVGRGMLFLDLIQEGNMGLIRAAEKFDYERGYKFSTYATWWIRQAITRAIADQARTIRIPVHMVETINKLKKVTRKLQQDKGRKPTEEEIAESMEISITKLRDIIKVAQEPVSLETPIGKEEDSKLGDFIEDRDAETPAASVTQDLLREDIIEVMASLSPRERDVLRLRFGLDDGRQRTLEEVGQLFGVTRERIRQIEAKALRKLRHPNRSRRLREYID
- a CDS encoding tetratricopeptide repeat protein; translation: MRLDLQSKALAYFDRAVALDSKNAQAYKDRASAESWFDMTTKAINDLNLAIKLKPDFVQAYFDRGMAYESLSQYPRALSDFGRAIALNPRDIESLGTRGKLLDVMGKHKEAIADYTRAIASDTTHYWPYVQRAVAYTSLKQYQDAINDYTTLIERAPDDYEYYEYRRDLYIKAGDKAKAQADQKTISQLKSKLK
- a CDS encoding efflux RND transporter periplasmic adaptor subunit, translating into MANKHTNVPLSSALPGYGKVIKTPLSRTVMAALLSSLSVFVLAGCGHSETKETVEAKDKPASGPKIIPITEDTIKRIDFKTEVVEERDVAVPLHLTGKIEPDYGCSVDVSARIAGRISKILVKPGEVVARGQLMAMVDSPPVSDMQGELVEAKSKLNIAEAHAERERQIYEEHLERPKGLLDARALMQNTRVQAELAELEYQRQEGLYREKIAATKDYLAAKAALARAKVDYEQARTALAREEQLYKNRALMKRDYQLAMAEVARLKQHLNTIVKRLGFLGADPAMTQEVLRTGNINGLVRIVSPIDGVVGKYDYGVGEIVQPDKSMFVVTDLKTVLVAADLPEIDLRRVKPGNTVKIVVPSYPDQKFSGVISFISDNVNALTRTVPIRARLTNSSGKLKANMYAEIDLQGAPRKFLACPKSAIQEREGKKVVFVKRNDGFEERTVKLGLIGEQFIEAESGLSAGDIVATQGSLMLKTELSYQH